A portion of the Natronococcus sp. AD-5 genome contains these proteins:
- a CDS encoding UPF0058 family protein yields MKKQSLVYMHGLLVQIRNELRDCGDVPADAYGEYDERNVSPMSVHRRKGAHGEAIGLLGEGILRTIAHQRDENELEKRERPLPSRVDGWELPDQ; encoded by the coding sequence ATGAAAAAACAGAGCCTCGTCTATATGCACGGCCTCCTCGTACAAATCCGCAACGAACTCCGTGACTGCGGGGACGTTCCCGCCGACGCGTACGGAGAATACGACGAACGGAACGTCTCCCCGATGTCGGTTCACCGCAGAAAGGGCGCTCATGGAGAGGCTATCGGCCTGCTGGGGGAGGGGATTCTTCGAACGATAGCCCACCAACGCGACGAGAACGAACTCGAGAAACGTGAACGCCCCCTCCCGTCCCGCGTAGACGGTTGGGAACTCCCCGACCAGTGA
- a CDS encoding MFS transporter, with the protein MRLWDNPLRRRWLLWGTLGIVFLLVNVNRLSSAVLAEELMAAFGTTGAQLGTLHAVFFWIYAVMQIPTGVLADRVGPRLTAAAGAAVMNVGAIWFAFADGYLTAILARGLVGLGGSVVFVCILRFCANWYRADEFATMSGATFAVAGIGGVLATTPLAVAVDAVGWRSAIGWLGVVGLGVTVLVFALVRDTPERAGLEPLEGVPRQPTLTNAELKSHLSTVLRDRWVWVLSVMLFCTSGLNLTLFGLWGVPYVRQTYDVSVTYASVFTLLGGVGGIVGPPAIGWLSDRLGRRVELMVAGGFCYVVCLAVLAVAGNPPLVVVGSAFFLTGALLGSFLLGYPIVKDRHPSSASGISTGTINGAGFFGAATLPTLMGWTLDAYWTGEYAGGARVYSETGYRVAFWIATLAAVIALGCTIWIYRRQRAGRDELAASSSERVSGE; encoded by the coding sequence ATGCGACTCTGGGACAACCCGCTCCGACGACGGTGGCTCCTCTGGGGGACGCTGGGGATCGTCTTCCTACTCGTCAACGTCAACCGGCTCTCCTCCGCGGTGCTCGCCGAGGAACTGATGGCTGCGTTCGGGACGACGGGCGCCCAGCTGGGAACGCTCCACGCGGTATTCTTCTGGATTTACGCGGTCATGCAGATTCCGACGGGCGTTCTCGCCGATCGGGTCGGACCGCGGCTGACGGCGGCGGCGGGCGCGGCGGTGATGAACGTCGGCGCGATCTGGTTCGCGTTTGCGGACGGCTACCTCACGGCGATCCTCGCCCGCGGGCTGGTCGGCCTCGGCGGGAGCGTCGTCTTCGTCTGCATCCTGCGCTTTTGCGCCAACTGGTACCGGGCCGACGAGTTCGCCACCATGAGCGGCGCCACCTTCGCCGTCGCCGGAATCGGCGGCGTCCTCGCGACGACGCCGCTGGCCGTCGCCGTTGACGCGGTCGGCTGGCGCTCCGCGATCGGCTGGCTCGGCGTCGTCGGGCTCGGCGTCACCGTCCTCGTCTTCGCCCTCGTCCGGGATACGCCCGAGCGAGCCGGACTCGAGCCGCTCGAGGGCGTGCCGCGACAGCCGACGTTGACGAACGCGGAGCTCAAATCGCACCTCTCGACGGTGCTCCGGGATCGCTGGGTCTGGGTTCTCAGCGTCATGCTGTTCTGTACGAGCGGACTCAACCTGACGCTGTTCGGCCTGTGGGGCGTCCCCTACGTCAGGCAGACGTACGACGTCTCGGTGACCTACGCCTCCGTGTTCACGCTGCTCGGCGGCGTCGGCGGGATCGTCGGCCCGCCGGCGATCGGCTGGCTCTCCGACCGGCTCGGTCGACGGGTCGAACTGATGGTCGCCGGCGGGTTCTGTTACGTCGTCTGTCTCGCCGTGCTCGCCGTCGCCGGAAATCCGCCCCTGGTGGTCGTCGGGAGCGCGTTCTTCCTGACCGGTGCCCTGCTCGGTTCGTTCCTGCTCGGCTACCCGATCGTCAAGGACCGCCATCCCAGCAGCGCGAGCGGCATCTCGACCGGGACGATCAACGGCGCGGGGTTTTTCGGCGCGGCCACGCTCCCGACGCTGATGGGGTGGACGCTCGACGCCTACTGGACCGGCGAGTACGCCGGCGGCGCTCGCGTCTACAGCGAAACCGGCTACCGGGTCGCCTTCTGGATCGCCACCCTCGCGGCCGTGATCGCCCTCGGCTGTACGATCTGGATCTATCGGCGCCAGCGAGCCGGACGGGACGAACTCGCGGCCTCGAGTTCCGAGCGAGTAAGCGGCGAGTAG